Proteins encoded by one window of Microcoleus sp. FACHB-68:
- a CDS encoding EAL domain-containing response regulator: MPKILVIEDEELIRENILELLELEAFEAIGAENGLIGFQMATEKLPDLIICDVMMPEMDGYSVLNALRNDPSTATIPFIFLTARADRLDVRAGMDLGADDYLTKPCTPDELLRAIATRLKKSAALQKQYITQLNQASDRLNNLLYSDSLTKIPNRLSLQDRFNQMMAALTAKDPEKSSTKNLGFLTVPILCVGLDRFSRINETLGYEFGDLLLKAVADRLTNRVCDGSTVARLNADQFAILLAPVEHKKAVAESVQILQHNLCRPFFIGGREVFVTPSIGVAFYPRHGSELDKLLQYAKKAMDRVKQQGGNGYEFYTPAFPVGDSDQLALETDLRYALEGEELALHYQPQVSLETGKIVGCEALVRWHHRDRGSISPAKFIPLAEETGLIESIGEWVLSTACRQTKAWQTNGYESLRVAVNLSGRQFTQLNLCQRVVEILAKTNFNPEYLDLELTEGILVQNAEVAIRQLNALKAIGVRIAIDDFGTGYSSLSYLRQFPFDILKIDRCFVSNLHKDAKNTAITTVLIQLAHQLNLKVIAEGVETEAELAFLYQHQCDEIQGYYFSRPVPSFEFEKLLAGGNRLQLSQNSI, from the coding sequence ATGCCAAAAATTCTAGTCATAGAAGATGAAGAATTAATCCGGGAAAACATTTTAGAACTGCTGGAGTTAGAGGCATTTGAAGCCATTGGGGCGGAAAATGGGCTAATCGGTTTCCAGATGGCAACTGAAAAATTGCCAGATTTAATTATCTGCGATGTGATGATGCCAGAAATGGATGGCTACAGCGTCTTGAATGCGTTAAGAAATGATCCGAGTACGGCAACCATTCCTTTTATATTTCTGACTGCCAGAGCCGACCGGCTTGATGTGCGTGCCGGCATGGATCTGGGTGCGGATGATTATCTGACGAAGCCGTGTACACCGGATGAACTGCTGAGGGCGATTGCAACGCGGCTGAAAAAATCCGCAGCTTTGCAAAAGCAGTACATTACACAACTAAACCAGGCATCAGATCGGCTGAATAATTTGCTTTATTCCGACAGCTTAACCAAGATACCAAATCGGCTGTCTTTGCAAGATCGGTTCAATCAAATGATGGCTGCACTCACAGCAAAAGATCCTGAGAAATCCTCAACAAAAAACTTGGGATTTTTAACTGTACCAATTTTGTGTGTAGGGTTAGACCGCTTTAGCCGAATTAATGAGACCCTAGGATATGAGTTTGGTGATTTATTACTGAAAGCTGTGGCAGATCGGCTCACAAATCGAGTTTGTGACGGCAGCACAGTTGCTCGCTTAAATGCCGATCAATTTGCCATTCTTTTAGCACCTGTTGAACACAAAAAAGCGGTTGCCGAATCTGTTCAAATTCTGCAACACAATTTATGCCGACCTTTTTTTATAGGTGGTAGAGAAGTTTTTGTTACTCCTAGCATTGGCGTCGCTTTTTATCCTCGTCATGGCAGCGAACTGGATAAATTATTGCAATATGCCAAAAAGGCAATGGATCGGGTGAAGCAGCAGGGGGGAAATGGCTATGAATTTTACACACCGGCTTTCCCTGTTGGAGATTCTGATCAGCTAGCTCTAGAAACCGATCTACGCTATGCCTTAGAAGGCGAAGAACTTGCATTACACTACCAGCCTCAAGTGAGCCTGGAAACCGGCAAAATAGTTGGCTGTGAAGCACTTGTACGTTGGCATCATCGAGATCGCGGCTCTATTTCGCCGGCAAAATTTATTCCGCTGGCTGAAGAAACCGGCTTGATTGAATCGATTGGCGAATGGGTTTTAAGTACCGCTTGCCGGCAAACTAAAGCGTGGCAAACTAATGGGTATGAATCTTTACGCGTGGCGGTAAATTTATCAGGCCGGCAATTCACTCAACTCAATTTGTGCCAACGCGTTGTAGAGATATTAGCTAAAACAAATTTCAATCCTGAGTATTTAGATTTAGAGCTAACTGAAGGCATTCTGGTGCAAAATGCAGAGGTAGCCATCCGGCAGTTAAATGCTTTAAAAGCGATTGGAGTGCGGATAGCGATTGATGATTTTGGCACAGGTTATTCGTCATTAAGTTATTTGCGGCAATTCCCATTTGATATTTTGAAAATAGACCGCTGTTTCGTTAGTAATCTTCATAAAGATGCTAAAAATACAGCGATTACGACTGTCTTAATTCAATTGGCTCATCAGCTAAACTTGAAAGTGATTGCAGAAGGAGTGGAAACCGAAGCTGAACTGGCTTTCTTATACCAGCATCAATGTGATGAAATTCAAGGCTACTATTTTAGCCGGCCTGTGCCAAGTTTTGAGTTTGAAAAATTACTTGCCGGCGGTAATCGATTGCAACTTTCACAAAATTCTATCTGA
- a CDS encoding response regulator, with protein MTKILIIEDESEIRENIRELLEAENFKAIGAENGKIGLQLAAEHLPDLILCDVMMPEIDGYAVLEALRQDPVTATIPFIFLTAFADKAQTRKGMELGADDYVSKPCTIKELLRTITARLEKQAAIERQQTQKLEKLRSSIILSLPHELRTPLNGIMAFSELLLDDFNSLEPSEVREMLEHIHLSGKRLYRLTQNFLLYAELELIATDTERVQGLKNSETSFVKTIIKNAAASHAKQVCRAPDLHLDIEETSVKISPERLMKLVEELVDNAFKFSETGTPVKVASRIENNQFILSVTNQGRGMTAQQIAEVGAYMQFERKIYEQQGTGLGLSLSKRLAELHGGELTIESVPDQETTVFVMLPC; from the coding sequence ATGACAAAGATTTTAATCATTGAAGACGAAAGTGAAATCCGCGAGAACATTAGAGAATTGCTTGAGGCGGAAAATTTCAAAGCAATCGGAGCGGAAAACGGCAAAATTGGCCTTCAACTGGCTGCTGAACATTTGCCGGATTTAATTTTGTGCGACGTAATGATGCCAGAAATCGATGGTTATGCCGTACTGGAAGCATTGCGTCAAGATCCGGTTACAGCGACAATTCCCTTCATTTTCCTGACTGCTTTCGCAGACAAAGCACAGACTCGGAAGGGAATGGAACTGGGTGCAGACGATTATGTATCTAAGCCGTGTACGATTAAAGAACTATTGAGAACAATTACCGCTCGGCTCGAAAAGCAAGCAGCGATTGAGCGGCAACAAACCCAAAAGCTTGAGAAATTACGCAGTAGTATTATCCTGTCGTTGCCACACGAACTGCGGACTCCCCTGAATGGAATTATGGCTTTTTCAGAACTTCTCCTTGACGATTTCAATTCTCTCGAACCATCAGAAGTCCGGGAAATGCTAGAGCATATCCATCTGTCTGGAAAGCGGTTATATCGGCTTACTCAAAATTTTTTGCTGTATGCCGAACTAGAGCTAATCGCAACCGATACAGAACGAGTTCAAGGGCTGAAAAACAGCGAGACAAGCTTTGTCAAGACCATTATTAAAAATGCTGCTGCCTCTCACGCCAAACAAGTCTGTCGCGCCCCCGATCTGCATTTAGATATTGAAGAGACGAGCGTGAAAATATCACCAGAGCGGCTCATGAAGCTCGTTGAGGAACTGGTGGATAATGCTTTTAAGTTTTCTGAAACCGGCACGCCAGTGAAAGTTGCCAGCCGCATCGAAAATAATCAATTTATTTTATCTGTCACGAATCAGGGACGGGGCATGACGGCGCAACAAATTGCAGAGGTGGGAGCTTATATGCAATTTGAGCGTAAGATATATGAACAGCAAGGCACGGGATTAGGGCTAAGCCTCTCTAAACGCTTAGCAGAATTACATGGAGGTGAATTAACTATCGAGAGTGTACCTGATCAAGAAACGACTGTTTTTGTGATGCTTCCCTGCTGA
- a CDS encoding sugar ABC transporter permease — protein MNLKSLNSSINRQRLTPYLFLLPALLLLGLTVFWPAFQAFYLSFTRFEYDLTEAPQWVGFANFRKLFADPIFLQTLWNTLLYLLCVVPILVAAPLALAILVNQKLRGIAWFRAAYYTPVVISMVVAGIAWKWLYAETGLLNQLLQMLGLVRAGEGIPWLTSPKFALFSVMAVTIWKGLGYYMVIYLAGLQAIPAELYEAGAIDGSDGIRKHWDITVPLMKPYLLLVAVISAISATKVFEEVYIMTQGGPRSSSKTIVYYLYEKAFRELEMSYACTIGLVLFLLILGLSVINLKLADIRGGIG, from the coding sequence ATGAATCTAAAATCCTTAAACTCTAGTATTAACCGGCAGCGTCTGACGCCTTACCTGTTTTTGCTTCCCGCCCTGTTGTTGTTAGGGCTAACTGTTTTTTGGCCGGCATTTCAAGCTTTTTACCTCAGTTTCACCCGCTTTGAATATGATCTAACTGAAGCACCGCAGTGGGTGGGGTTCGCTAATTTTCGGAAATTGTTTGCAGATCCGATTTTTTTACAAACGCTTTGGAATACCTTACTTTATCTGCTCTGTGTCGTGCCGATTTTGGTGGCGGCACCTCTGGCACTTGCAATTTTGGTGAATCAAAAACTACGCGGAATCGCTTGGTTTCGGGCAGCTTATTACACGCCGGTGGTGATTTCAATGGTGGTTGCCGGCATTGCTTGGAAGTGGCTTTATGCAGAAACCGGCTTGCTAAACCAACTGCTTCAAATGCTTGGCTTGGTACGTGCCGGTGAGGGAATTCCCTGGCTGACTAGCCCCAAATTTGCCCTTTTTAGCGTCATGGCGGTTACGATTTGGAAAGGTTTGGGATATTACATGGTGATTTATTTAGCCGGCTTGCAAGCGATTCCTGCTGAGCTGTATGAAGCCGGTGCGATTGATGGTTCAGATGGCATTCGCAAGCACTGGGATATCACCGTTCCTTTAATGAAACCTTATTTATTATTGGTTGCAGTGATTTCAGCAATTTCTGCAACCAAAGTGTTTGAAGAAGTCTATATCATGACTCAAGGAGGGCCGCGAAGCAGTTCTAAAACCATTGTATATTATCTTTATGAAAAGGCTTTTCGAGAATTAGAAATGAGCTATGCTTGTACAATTGGTTTAGTGCTGTTTTTACTCATTTTAGGTTTGTCTGTTATTAATT